In Levilactobacillus brevis, the genomic window GCTATTATACACGACTCACCATTAAATGCGAAATTTTCGTTTGGCCTTAACGATGACCTAAGTAAATCTTAAAGAGTCCCTCGGTGCTTTTCAAGCCAGTCGCCCCCGCTCGCCCCAGAAAGTTTGGTCACCACCGTTTCATTCGACGAATCCGGGCGAACCTACACCCACTGATGATAAAAAATGACTTGAAATTTGGCCGCAAAGTCCGTAAACTAGACAAAATCATTCAAGAATCGAGTTGAACCGCATGACCTCCAAATTATTTTGGGCGATCATTTCAATCTTACTGTACGTGGCCTTCGTGGTCGTCGCCATCTTCACCAACATCATTGACCCACAGCAAGTGGGCCTGGAATGGACCATCTTCTGGTATTTCACCGCTGCTGGTCTCTGCTACTACTTTTACTTCAAGAACGTCAGTTACCGCGAAGTCATTTATTACGCCAAAAAACTAGGTTATCACAAGGATGACCTAGTCTCAATGGTGACTAAATTAAAGGAAACGCAGGACGTGCCCGACCCGGACCACCCGCGCCTCTTCAGTCCCTTTGCCAAGGTGCCGCTCAGCGTGGTCAATCAATTAACCGACCAACTGGAAGCCCAGGCTAAGGCACAAGATATTCCCCGTTACCGCTAGTTATTTACGGCTGGAGTAGCTTTGCGATTGTTTGAGCCAGGCCTCATCGGCTGGATCGGGACCCACCCGTTTGCCGGCGTCTAGGTCACTGATGGCCCGCATCTCGTCTTCATCCAAGCCAAAGGCAAAGACGTCTCGGTTCTGTTGAATCCGTGCTTCATGGGTAGACTTAGGAATCACAATTTCTTCGCGTTGAATGTGCCAACGTAAAATAATTTGGGCAGCACTGACATCGTGGGCGGCGGCCAATTCGTTAATCACGGGATCGGTCAACGCGCTGTTCTTGCCCCCACCTAATGGACTCCAGGCTTCGTGCAAGATGCCCTGCGTCTCCAAGTAAGCGTGTAAGTCGTCTTCTTGGAAATACGGGTGCGTTTCGATCTGGTCGACCACGGGCTTCACCGTCGCCGTCTCCATCAGTTTCTCCAATTGCGCTTGATTGAAGTTGGAAACCCCGATATTCTTGATCTTACCAGCCTTGTACAGGTCTTCCATGGCCCGCCAACTTTCGGCGTAACCGGGAGCTGGCCAGTGAATCAAGAACATGTCCAGGTAGTCAAAGCCCAGCTTGTCCAGCGTGGTCTGAAAGGCCTTCTTGGTCTCGTCATAGCCGCGTTCACTGTTCCACAGTTTGGACGTGACGAAGATGTCTTCACGCTTCACGCCGCTCTCGCGAATGGCTTCGCCGACCCACTGTTCATTGCCGTAATATGCAGCCGTGTCGATGTGACGATAGCCCGCAGCCAACGCCCATTTGACGGCGTTCTTAGTATCTTCGGCGTTGTCGACTTGAAAGACGCCCAGACCAAGTTGGGGAATCCGGTTGCCGTTATTTAGAGGTAATTCAGGAATGTCATTATGCAAAATAAAAACCACCTTTCAAACTTAGTTCCACTACCATCATACAATATGCTGACCGTTTCCGCGGTAAGAAAGCAAGGAAATCGTAAAATTTAGGATTAAAATTTTCTTCTCCGGCCATTTTGCGTTAAGATGAAGAGTGTGGTAGTTTGTCGTTTCAGCGACAAGCTTGTTTTTTCACACCGTTTCTGACATGGAGGTTTTTCAGTTGAACAACCAAGAACCAAAATCACGCGTACAACGGTATAACTTTAATCAGGACCCTAATCGGCCTACCCGTCAACGGCCACGTAAGCCGCGACGCTGGTGGCCGTGGGTCATGACGCTATTAACGTTGGCCATCGCAATTCTGTTGGTCTTAGGCATCACTCACCATAACAAATCAGTCTCCAATACCGCTTCCTCCACGAGTAACAGTGCTTCACTCGTGGCCAAGGCTTCATCTGTCTCCGAGCAGAGTGCCTACGAGAGCTTCAAGAATAAGTACGATGATTACAACGATAACGGCATTACCGTGACGCAAAAACAAAAGTTGCAGAACATCATTAACGACGAGTCGAACAGCGCCGTGCAGTCCCGGGAACAGAAACTCTTGGACCAAGCACAAACGAAGTCGTCGGCCACATCTAGTAGCAGCGCGGCCAGCTCATCGGAAAGTAGCCACAATCCGACGTCCTTTGATTCTGTACACACCTTCTCTTCTGTTGATGACGCCCAAAATTGGGCACAAGCCTCTAAGAATCAATGGCTGCAAGCGGGCTACACGACCTACACGATTACGTCGGATGGTCAAGGAAATTACAATTTACAGTTTGTTCGTTAAACGCGACGCTCTCCGGGGCGGACGCGTTTTTTTATGGCCTCGAGTGAGTCTTGGACCTAACTGGCAGCGACAACTGCTGACAAACACAGGCAACGAATTTCATCCAAAGATTGGTCGGAGAACACAGTTCGCTCAGTTATTGACGCTGATCATGCTTGGCGGCATCCAACTGGTGTTGTAGATGGTCAACCTTCTCCGTGAGCGCGTCGATCTTCGTCAGCAGCTGGTCCAGATCCGCCTGTTCATGGTCTTCCTGTTGCGCGGCCACCCGCTGACTGCGGTCGGCCACAAAGCCACTGATGGTGCTCGTCAATAACCCAATAAAACCGATCCCACCAACCATCAGAACGCTCGCAATAATCTTGCCAAAGACCGTGTGAGGCGTCTCGTCACCGTAACCCACGGTGGTCGCCGTGGTCATCGCCCACCACA contains:
- a CDS encoding aldo/keto reductase; the encoded protein is MHNDIPELPLNNGNRIPQLGLGVFQVDNAEDTKNAVKWALAAGYRHIDTAAYYGNEQWVGEAIRESGVKREDIFVTSKLWNSERGYDETKKAFQTTLDKLGFDYLDMFLIHWPAPGYAESWRAMEDLYKAGKIKNIGVSNFNQAQLEKLMETATVKPVVDQIETHPYFQEDDLHAYLETQGILHEAWSPLGGGKNSALTDPVINELAAAHDVSAAQIILRWHIQREEIVIPKSTHEARIQQNRDVFAFGLDEDEMRAISDLDAGKRVGPDPADEAWLKQSQSYSSRK